A window of Actinomadura rubteroloni contains these coding sequences:
- a CDS encoding non-ribosomal peptide synthetase, which translates to MARTRVEDVWPLSPLQEGLLFHALFDEGALDIYAGQRALDIEGPLDVAVLKASWDALLERHASLRAGFRRPVGADNPVQVIARSVELPWQFVDLSGMPGDEAKAEAVRLSDADRARRFDPAKPPLLRVLVVKFGADRHRMVVTQHHIVLDGWSLQILVSELWAAYNAGGTTRGLPPVTPYREYLAWLGRQDRDAARGAWKTALAGLTDPTLVAPAVQNAAPVAPGEAEAQAGEELVGPLRELARRHGLTLNGVVQGAWALLVGKLAGRRDVVFGSAVAGRPAELPGAENMLGLFINTVPVRVELDPSATVAELLTQIKERQAALVAHQYLGLSEIQRVAGAGAAFDVLMTFANYPSGGGGGDKQPQNPPGPLKFTVPGGGRDSAHYPLTLGVTVSDGLRLRVSFRPDVFDAAAGRALVHRLLRVLGQMAADPGLLLGRIDVLDEAERRLIVGRWNDTSRPVPVRTLPGLFRARAAETPGAVALIGTRPWTYAELDVLSDRVAGGLAARGVGRGDLVGVVMERSAELVAVLLGIMKAGAGYAPVDPSWPAERAALVLDAVPVRVADRALADADALIAADLLASPPGAGAAPGPGDVAYVMFTSGSTGTPKGVVTTQEAVAALVTDSCWSAAARGRVLLHAPHAFDASTFELWVPLVHGGRVVVAPPGALDAGALERLIEEHELTAVHVTAGLFGVLAEESPDCLARLDEVLTGGDVVPAGAAGQVMAAASRLSVRHLYGPTETTLCATTHAFPAGSEPPAVLPIGRPRDNASVYVLDEFLQPVPAGVTGELYVSGLGLARGYLRRPALTAERFVASPFGGGRMYRTGDLARWTPDGVLVFGGRADEQIKIRGYRVEPGEIEAVLAGHPLVGQAAVLAREDRPGEKRLVAYVVPAPDAPATAAAELRDHLAARLPEYMVPAALLTLDALPVTANGKIDRAALPAPELTGAVRGRGPATPVEEMLCGLYREVLGLDWVGADDSFFELGGDSLLGMRLIARIRAVLEADPGIGDLFTAPSPAELARLIGGGEETRAALAPRVRPDAVPLSFGQQRMWFLNRLEGTGEGAAYNLPLALRLSGALDVPALSAALGDIADRHENLRTVYPEVGGVPSQKILSGEGSRPRLAVVPTVESALPDLLAAEMGRGFAVASDLPWRPTLYVLGPTDHVLLVVAHHIAVDGWSMGVLTRELGAAYAARSSGRAPSWEPLTVQYADYALWQREVLGTLDDPDSLISAQLAYWRATLADAPAELRLPTDRPRPAVSSFRGASVPVRVGPHTHAKLVEMSQRGRATMFMVAHAALAALLARVGAGTDLPLGTPVAGRGDTALDGLIGFFVNTLVLRTDVGGDPTFADLLARVRETDLAAYTHQDIPFERVVEDLNPARSLSRNPLFQIMLSVQNSAPSRGGFEPAGLKMRPLPAGPGLETARFDLSVTLAEQRDAEGAPAGIGGTIQYATDLFDAATAHRLADRLARVLEQVAANPRLRISRLDVLDRDEHANVVRTWNATSAALPAGTWLDLFAARAASGPALPAVRSTAAALTYAELDEQASRVAGYLARHGVGPETVVALCLPRGVDYVAALLGVWKAGAAFVPLDPAHPAGRLGYVIGDSGAAVVIGTEDTLAGLPPIAVPVTFEEAVAAPADAAARPVAPDQLAYVIYTSGSTGRPKGVAVSHRGVVNLAQALRPSLGVEPGVTALQFASFSFDAAVLDIAVTLGAGGTLAIASSAERAEPGALAGMIRDAGVSVASVVPSLLSVLDPAAVPGVRTWVLGAELLTADLAARWTDVAHVVNTYGPTEATVITTAGPVAPAISGDDLPPSIGRPIENTRTYVLDEFLQPVPPGVVGELYITGPGLARGYIGRPDLTAERFVASPFGTGARLYRSGDLAKWTADGELVFAGRADQQVKIRGFRVELGEVEAVLAAQEDVAQAAAVVRKDRLIAYVVGASGLDVEGLREFAAERLPDYMIPAAFVVLDALPLTVNGKLDRAALPEPEARLAGRAPATRAEEALCALFADVLGRERVGADDSFFDLGGDSLTAMRLIARVREELGTEIGVRALFADPTPEAVARMVEGADGAVVTTVTPRVRPEAIPLSFGQQRMWFLNRLEGRGEGAAYNLPLALRLTGSLDVPALEAALSDVVARHESLRTVYPESRGVPRQEILDAHPHLEIAHVTDPDAEVAARTARRFDVTTDLPLRASLLVVGPSEHVLLLVMHHIAVDGWSIGILQRDLSMAYTARVERRAPRWDPLPVQYADYALWQREALGDLDDPDSVVSAQLAYWRTALADAPPELRLPTDRPRPAVPSFRAGSADLRLSATAHAALADLAQRNRATMFMLAQAAVAVLLARTGAGRDIPVGTSVAGRGDTALDELAGFFVNTLVLRTDVSGDPTFADLLARVRDADLAAYDHQDIPFERLVEDLNPARSLARNPLFQVMLSVQSVGGERRSLPLPGLVAEPLPPKAEAARFDLSFTLVEHRDAAGTPTGIGGGVQYPLDLFDAATAEGLAARLVRVLEQVAADPSVPLSRIEVLDEPERRTVVADWNATSAARSTADWLGLFGAWTSRTPSAPAVRCGADALSYAELDARSNRLARHLRTLGVAAESVVALCLPRGVDMVVAELAVWKAGGAFVPLDVSHPSDRLAYVIADSKASLVLGTAGTLASLPGTTPHAVLTSSTAAGLSDEPLGTVLAPDQLAYVIYTSGSTGRPKGVAVSHRGVVNLAEALRPSLGVEPGVTALQFASFSFDAAVLDVAVTLGGGGTLAIASPDERAEPAALARMIRDADVSVASVVPSLLSVLDPAAVSGVRNWVLGAELLTADQAARWTAGSRVWNTYGPTEATVITTLGPVDPAISGDDLPPSIGRPIENARTYVLDEFLRPVPPGVVGELYITGPGLARGYVGRPDLTAERFIASPFGTGERLYRSGDLAKWTADGELVFAGRADQQVKIRGFRVEPGEVEAVLAAHESVAQAAVLVRDDRLVAYVVGDGLDVDALREFTAERLPDYMIPAAFVVLETLPLTVNGKLDRAALPDPEARPAGRAPANRAEEVVCGLFAEVLGRESVGADDSFFDLGGDSLTAMRLIARVREVLDAEIGVRALFAEPTPEAIVRAVHQGGAADDFSPLLRLRAGGGRPPVFCLPPSTGLGWTYGALAERLPEDVPVYALQSPALTGTGDAPETMEALAAHYFEQIRTVRPDGPYRLLGWSFGGLLAHAVAVHAQREGAQVDLVASLDGYPSSGESAPDGPRPPETGGPDAGGALSAVERVNAESARLAGRFTPGVLHGDLLLVVATEGRPSFAPAAAAPASWRPHVSGAVRVHEVAHGHHDLMKPEPLADIVRLLTARLADD; encoded by the coding sequence ATGGCGCGGACACGAGTCGAGGACGTCTGGCCGCTCTCTCCGCTCCAGGAGGGCCTGCTGTTCCACGCCCTCTTCGACGAGGGCGCGCTGGACATCTACGCGGGCCAGCGGGCGCTGGACATCGAGGGCCCGCTGGACGTCGCGGTGCTCAAGGCGTCCTGGGACGCGCTGCTGGAGCGGCACGCGAGCCTGCGCGCGGGGTTCCGGCGGCCGGTGGGCGCGGACAACCCGGTGCAGGTGATCGCCCGGAGCGTGGAGCTGCCCTGGCAGTTCGTCGACTTATCCGGAATGCCGGGCGATGAGGCGAAGGCGGAGGCCGTCCGGCTGTCGGACGCCGACCGCGCCCGGCGGTTCGACCCGGCCAAGCCGCCGCTGCTGCGCGTCCTGGTGGTGAAGTTCGGCGCGGACCGGCACCGGATGGTCGTCACCCAGCACCACATCGTCCTGGACGGCTGGTCGCTGCAGATTCTCGTGTCCGAGCTGTGGGCCGCGTACAACGCGGGCGGCACCACGCGCGGGCTCCCGCCCGTCACCCCGTACCGCGAGTACCTGGCGTGGCTCGGCCGCCAGGACCGGGACGCCGCGCGCGGCGCGTGGAAGACCGCGCTGGCGGGCCTCACCGACCCGACGCTCGTCGCGCCCGCCGTGCAGAACGCCGCGCCCGTCGCGCCCGGCGAGGCCGAGGCGCAGGCCGGGGAGGAGCTGGTCGGGCCGCTGCGCGAGCTGGCGCGGCGGCACGGGCTGACGCTCAACGGCGTCGTGCAGGGCGCGTGGGCGCTGCTGGTCGGCAAGCTCGCCGGACGCCGGGACGTGGTGTTCGGGTCGGCGGTCGCGGGACGCCCGGCGGAGCTGCCCGGCGCGGAGAACATGCTGGGCCTGTTCATCAACACCGTCCCGGTGCGGGTGGAGCTGGACCCGTCCGCGACCGTCGCCGAACTGCTCACCCAGATCAAGGAGCGGCAGGCCGCGCTGGTCGCGCACCAGTACCTCGGGCTGAGCGAGATCCAGCGCGTCGCGGGCGCGGGCGCGGCGTTCGACGTGCTGATGACGTTCGCGAACTACCCGTCCGGGGGCGGCGGCGGCGACAAGCAGCCGCAGAACCCGCCCGGCCCGCTCAAGTTCACCGTGCCCGGCGGCGGACGCGACTCCGCGCACTATCCGCTGACGCTCGGCGTGACGGTCTCCGACGGGCTGCGGCTGCGCGTGAGCTTCCGGCCGGACGTGTTCGACGCGGCGGCCGGGCGGGCGCTCGTCCACCGGCTGCTGCGGGTGCTCGGGCAGATGGCCGCCGACCCCGGGCTGCTGCTCGGGCGGATCGACGTGCTGGACGAGGCCGAGCGCCGACTCATCGTGGGGCGGTGGAACGACACGTCCCGGCCCGTCCCGGTGCGGACCCTCCCCGGCCTGTTCCGCGCCCGCGCGGCCGAGACGCCCGGCGCCGTCGCGCTGATCGGGACGCGGCCGTGGACGTACGCGGAGCTGGACGTCCTCAGCGACCGCGTCGCGGGCGGGCTCGCGGCGCGCGGCGTCGGCCGGGGCGACCTGGTCGGCGTCGTGATGGAGCGCTCGGCCGAACTGGTCGCGGTGCTGCTCGGGATCATGAAGGCGGGGGCCGGGTACGCGCCGGTCGACCCGTCCTGGCCCGCCGAGCGCGCGGCTCTCGTGCTGGACGCCGTGCCGGTCCGGGTCGCCGACCGCGCGCTCGCCGACGCCGACGCGCTCATCGCCGCCGACCTGCTCGCGTCCCCGCCCGGCGCGGGCGCGGCGCCCGGCCCCGGCGACGTCGCCTACGTCATGTTCACCTCGGGCTCCACCGGCACGCCGAAGGGCGTCGTCACGACACAGGAGGCCGTGGCTGCGCTCGTCACCGACTCGTGCTGGAGCGCGGCGGCGCGCGGCCGGGTGCTGCTGCACGCGCCGCACGCGTTCGACGCGTCCACGTTCGAGCTGTGGGTGCCGCTCGTCCACGGCGGGCGGGTCGTCGTCGCCCCGCCCGGCGCGCTGGACGCGGGCGCGCTGGAACGGCTGATCGAGGAGCACGAGCTGACGGCCGTCCATGTGACGGCGGGCCTGTTCGGCGTGCTGGCCGAGGAGTCCCCGGACTGCCTGGCCCGGCTGGACGAGGTCCTGACCGGCGGCGACGTCGTCCCGGCCGGGGCGGCGGGCCAGGTGATGGCGGCGGCGTCGCGGCTGTCGGTGCGGCACCTGTACGGGCCGACCGAGACGACGCTGTGCGCGACCACCCACGCGTTTCCCGCCGGGTCCGAGCCGCCGGCGGTGCTGCCGATCGGACGGCCCCGCGACAACGCGAGCGTGTACGTCCTGGACGAGTTCCTCCAGCCCGTCCCGGCCGGGGTGACCGGCGAGCTGTACGTGAGCGGGCTCGGGCTGGCGCGCGGCTACCTGCGGCGGCCCGCGCTGACGGCCGAGCGGTTCGTCGCGAGCCCGTTCGGCGGCGGCCGGATGTACCGGACGGGCGACCTCGCCCGCTGGACGCCCGACGGCGTGCTCGTCTTCGGCGGCCGCGCCGACGAGCAGATCAAGATCCGCGGGTACCGGGTCGAGCCGGGCGAGATCGAGGCGGTGCTGGCCGGGCACCCGCTCGTCGGGCAGGCCGCCGTGCTCGCGCGGGAGGACAGGCCGGGGGAGAAGCGGCTGGTGGCCTACGTCGTCCCGGCTCCGGACGCGCCCGCGACCGCCGCCGCCGAACTGCGCGACCACCTCGCCGCGCGGCTGCCGGAGTACATGGTGCCGGCCGCGCTGCTGACGCTGGACGCGCTGCCCGTCACGGCCAACGGCAAGATCGACCGGGCCGCGCTGCCCGCGCCGGAGCTGACCGGCGCGGTGCGCGGACGCGGTCCCGCGACCCCGGTCGAAGAGATGCTGTGCGGCCTGTACCGGGAGGTCCTCGGGCTGGACTGGGTCGGCGCGGACGACTCGTTCTTCGAGCTGGGCGGCGACTCGCTGCTCGGGATGCGGCTGATCGCCCGCATCCGCGCCGTGCTGGAGGCCGACCCCGGCATCGGCGACCTGTTCACCGCGCCCTCGCCCGCCGAGCTGGCCCGCCTCATCGGCGGCGGCGAGGAGACCCGGGCCGCGCTCGCCCCGCGCGTCCGGCCCGACGCCGTTCCGCTGTCGTTCGGGCAGCAGCGGATGTGGTTCCTCAACCGGCTGGAGGGGACGGGCGAGGGCGCGGCCTACAACCTGCCGCTCGCGCTGCGGCTGAGCGGCGCTCTGGACGTGCCCGCGCTGTCCGCCGCGCTCGGCGACATCGCGGACCGGCACGAGAACCTGCGGACGGTGTACCCCGAGGTCGGCGGCGTGCCGTCGCAGAAGATCCTGTCGGGCGAGGGCTCGCGTCCGCGGCTCGCGGTGGTGCCGACCGTCGAGTCCGCGCTGCCGGACCTGCTGGCGGCCGAGATGGGACGCGGGTTCGCGGTGGCGTCCGACCTGCCGTGGCGTCCGACGCTGTACGTCCTCGGGCCGACCGATCACGTGCTGCTGGTCGTCGCGCACCACATCGCGGTGGACGGGTGGTCGATGGGCGTCCTCACCCGCGAGCTGGGGGCGGCGTACGCGGCGCGGTCGTCGGGACGCGCGCCGTCGTGGGAGCCGCTGACCGTCCAGTACGCGGACTACGCGCTGTGGCAGCGCGAGGTGCTCGGCACGCTGGACGATCCGGACAGCCTGATCAGCGCCCAGCTCGCCTACTGGCGCGCGACGCTCGCGGACGCGCCCGCCGAACTGCGGCTGCCGACGGACCGTCCGCGTCCCGCCGTGTCCTCGTTCCGGGGCGCGTCGGTGCCGGTGCGGGTCGGCCCGCACACGCACGCGAAGCTGGTGGAGATGTCGCAGCGCGGGCGCGCGACGATGTTCATGGTCGCGCACGCGGCGCTCGCGGCCCTGCTCGCGCGGGTCGGCGCCGGGACGGACCTGCCGCTCGGCACGCCCGTCGCCGGTCGCGGCGACACCGCGCTGGACGGCCTCATCGGCTTCTTCGTCAACACGCTCGTCCTGCGGACGGACGTCGGCGGCGACCCGACGTTCGCCGACCTGCTCGCGCGCGTCCGGGAGACCGACCTCGCCGCCTACACTCACCAGGACATTCCGTTCGAGCGGGTCGTGGAGGACCTGAACCCGGCGCGGTCGCTGTCGCGGAACCCGCTGTTCCAGATCATGCTGAGCGTGCAGAACTCGGCGCCGTCGCGCGGCGGGTTCGAGCCCGCCGGCCTGAAGATGCGTCCGCTCCCGGCCGGTCCCGGCCTGGAGACCGCCCGGTTCGACCTGTCGGTGACGCTCGCCGAGCAGCGCGACGCCGAGGGCGCTCCCGCCGGGATCGGCGGGACGATCCAGTACGCCACCGACCTTTTCGACGCCGCGACGGCGCACCGCCTCGCGGACCGGCTGGCGCGCGTCCTGGAGCAGGTCGCGGCGAACCCGCGCCTGCGGATCAGCCGCCTGGACGTCCTGGACCGCGACGAGCACGCGAACGTGGTGCGCACCTGGAACGCCACGTCCGCCGCGTTGCCCGCCGGAACCTGGCTGGACCTGTTCGCCGCCCGCGCGGCGTCCGGCCCGGCGCTTCCCGCCGTCCGCTCCACCGCCGCCGCGCTGACGTACGCCGAGCTGGACGAGCAGGCGTCGCGGGTGGCCGGCTATCTCGCCCGGCACGGCGTCGGCCCGGAGACCGTCGTCGCGCTGTGCCTCCCGCGCGGTGTCGACTACGTGGCGGCCCTGCTCGGCGTGTGGAAGGCGGGCGCGGCGTTCGTGCCGCTCGACCCCGCGCACCCGGCGGGACGTCTCGGGTACGTGATCGGCGACAGCGGCGCGGCCGTCGTGATCGGGACGGAGGACACGCTCGCCGGGCTCCCGCCGATCGCCGTCCCGGTGACGTTCGAGGAGGCCGTCGCGGCGCCCGCCGACGCGGCGGCGCGGCCGGTGGCGCCCGACCAGTTGGCGTACGTGATCTACACGTCGGGGTCGACGGGCCGACCCAAGGGCGTGGCGGTGTCGCATCGCGGTGTCGTGAACCTGGCGCAGGCTCTGCGTCCTTCGCTCGGCGTGGAGCCCGGCGTGACGGCGTTGCAGTTCGCGTCGTTCAGCTTCGACGCGGCCGTGCTGGACATCGCGGTCACGCTGGGCGCGGGCGGGACGCTGGCCATCGCGTCGTCCGCCGAGCGGGCCGAGCCGGGTGCCCTGGCCGGGATGATCCGGGACGCCGGGGTGTCGGTGGCGAGCGTGGTGCCGTCGCTGCTGAGCGTCCTGGACCCGGCCGCCGTTCCGGGCGTCCGCACCTGGGTGCTCGGGGCCGAGCTGCTGACCGCCGACCTCGCCGCGCGGTGGACGGACGTCGCGCACGTGGTCAACACCTACGGCCCGACCGAGGCGACGGTGATCACGACGGCGGGCCCGGTGGCCCCGGCGATCAGCGGCGACGACCTGCCGCCCTCCATCGGCCGGCCGATCGAGAACACGCGGACCTACGTCCTGGACGAGTTCTTGCAGCCCGTCCCGCCCGGCGTGGTCGGCGAGCTTTACATCACCGGGCCGGGCCTGGCGCGCGGATACATCGGGCGTCCGGACCTGACGGCCGAACGGTTCGTCGCGTCCCCGTTCGGGACGGGCGCACGCCTGTACCGCAGCGGCGACCTGGCCAAGTGGACCGCCGACGGCGAACTGGTGTTCGCGGGCCGCGCGGACCAGCAGGTCAAGATCCGCGGGTTCCGCGTCGAGCTGGGCGAGGTCGAGGCCGTCCTCGCCGCGCAGGAGGACGTCGCGCAGGCCGCCGCCGTCGTCCGCAAGGACCGCCTGATCGCCTACGTCGTCGGCGCGTCCGGGCTGGACGTCGAGGGGCTGCGGGAGTTCGCGGCGGAACGGCTGCCGGACTACATGATCCCGGCGGCGTTCGTCGTGCTGGACGCCCTGCCGCTCACCGTCAACGGCAAGCTCGATCGCGCCGCGCTGCCCGAGCCCGAGGCGCGGCTGGCGGGGCGCGCCCCGGCGACGCGGGCGGAGGAGGCGCTGTGCGCGCTGTTCGCCGACGTCCTCGGCCGCGAGCGCGTCGGCGCCGACGACTCCTTCTTCGACCTCGGCGGCGACTCCCTCACCGCGATGCGGCTCATCGCCCGCGTCCGGGAGGAGCTGGGCACGGAGATCGGCGTCCGCGCCCTGTTCGCCGACCCGACCCCCGAGGCCGTCGCGCGGATGGTCGAGGGCGCGGACGGCGCGGTCGTCACGACCGTCACCCCGCGCGTCCGGCCCGAGGCGATCCCGCTGTCGTTCGGGCAGCAGCGGATGTGGTTCCTCAACCGGCTGGAGGGCCGGGGCGAGGGCGCCGCGTACAACCTGCCGCTGGCGCTGCGGCTGACCGGCAGCCTGGACGTCCCGGCGCTGGAGGCCGCGCTGTCCGACGTCGTCGCCCGGCACGAGAGCCTGCGCACGGTCTACCCCGAGAGCCGGGGCGTGCCGCGCCAGGAGATCCTGGACGCGCACCCGCACCTGGAGATCGCCCACGTCACCGACCCGGACGCGGAGGTGGCGGCCCGCACCGCGCGCCGCTTCGACGTCACGACGGACTTGCCGCTGCGGGCATCGCTGCTGGTGGTGGGGCCGTCCGAGCACGTCCTGCTGCTGGTCATGCACCACATCGCGGTGGACGGCTGGTCGATCGGCATCCTCCAGCGTGACCTGTCGATGGCCTACACCGCGCGGGTCGAGCGGCGGGCGCCGCGCTGGGACCCGCTGCCCGTCCAGTACGCCGACTACGCGCTCTGGCAGCGCGAGGCGCTCGGCGACCTGGACGATCCGGACAGCGTCGTCAGCGCCCAGCTCGCCTACTGGCGCACGGCCCTCGCGGACGCGCCGCCGGAGCTGCGGCTGCCGACCGACCGTCCGCGTCCGGCCGTCCCGTCGTTCCGCGCGGGCTCGGCGGACCTGCGCCTGTCCGCGACGGCGCACGCCGCGCTGGCCGACCTCGCGCAGCGGAACCGCGCGACGATGTTCATGCTGGCGCAGGCGGCGGTCGCGGTGCTGCTGGCGCGGACGGGCGCGGGCCGCGACATCCCCGTCGGGACGTCCGTCGCGGGCCGGGGCGACACCGCGCTGGACGAGCTGGCGGGCTTCTTCGTCAACACGCTCGTCCTGCGCACGGACGTGAGCGGCGACCCGACGTTCGCCGACCTCCTCGCCCGCGTCCGGGACGCCGACCTCGCCGCCTACGACCACCAGGACATCCCGTTCGAGCGGCTGGTCGAGGACCTGAACCCGGCGCGGTCGCTGGCGCGGAACCCGCTGTTCCAGGTGATGCTGAGCGTGCAGAGCGTCGGCGGGGAGCGGCGGTCGCTGCCGCTGCCCGGCCTGGTCGCCGAGCCGCTGCCGCCCAAGGCCGAGGCCGCCCGGTTCGACCTGTCGTTCACGCTCGTCGAGCACCGGGACGCGGCCGGGACGCCCACCGGGATCGGCGGCGGCGTCCAGTACCCGCTGGACCTGTTCGACGCGGCCACGGCGGAGGGCCTGGCGGCGCGGCTCGTCCGGGTGCTGGAGCAGGTGGCGGCGGACCCGTCGGTGCCGCTCAGCCGGATCGAGGTGCTGGACGAGCCCGAGCGCCGGACGGTCGTCGCGGACTGGAACGCCACGTCCGCCGCCCGTTCTACTGCGGACTGGCTCGGGCTGTTCGGTGCGTGGACGTCCCGGACGCCGTCGGCCCCGGCCGTCCGCTGCGGCGCGGACGCCCTGTCGTACGCGGAGCTGGACGCCCGCTCGAACCGTCTGGCCCGGCACCTGCGGACGCTGGGCGTTGCTGCGGAGTCGGTCGTCGCGCTGTGCCTGCCGCGCGGGGTGGACATGGTGGTGGCGGAGCTCGCGGTGTGGAAGGCGGGGGGCGCGTTCGTACCGCTGGACGTGTCCCACCCGTCCGACCGGCTCGCCTATGTCATCGCCGACAGCAAGGCGTCCCTGGTGCTGGGCACCGCCGGAACCCTCGCGTCCCTGCCCGGCACGACGCCGCACGCGGTGCTGACGTCGTCCACGGCCGCCGGGCTGTCGGACGAGCCGCTGGGCACGGTGCTCGCGCCTGATCAGTTGGCGTACGTCATCTACACGTCGGGGTCGACGGGTCGTCCCAAGGGCGTCGCCGTCTCGCATCGGGGCGTCGTGAACCTGGCGGAGGCTCTGCGTCCTTCGCTGGGCGTGGAGCCCGGGGTGACGGCGTTGCAGTTCGCGTCGTTCAGCTTCGACGCGGCCGTGCTGGACGTCGCGGTGACGCTGGGCGGCGGCGGGACCCTGGCGATCGCGTCGCCGGACGAGCGCGCCGAGCCCGCCGCGCTGGCCAGGATGATCCGCGACGCGGACGTGTCCGTGGCGAGCGTCGTGCCGTCGCTTTTGAGCGTCCTGGACCCGGCCGCCGTTTCCGGCGTCCGTAACTGGGTGCTCGGCGCCGAGTTGCTGACCGCCGACCAGGCGGCGCGGTGGACGGCCGGTTCGCGGGTCTGGAACACCTACGGCCCGACCGAGGCGACCGTGATCACCACGCTCGGCCCGGTGGACCCGGCGATCAGCGGCGACGACCTGCCGCCTTCCATCGGCCGGCCGATCGAGAACGCCCGGACCTACGTGCTGGACGAGTTCCTGCGCCCGGTCCCGCCCGGCGTCGTCGGCGAGCTTTACATCACCGGGCCGGGCTTGGCGCGCGGTTACGTCGGGCGTCCGGACCTGACGGCCGAGCGGTTCATCGCGTCCCCGTTCGGGACGGGCGAGCGGCTGTACCGCAGCGGTGACCTGGCCAAGTGGACGGCTGACGGCGAGCTGGTGTTCGCGGGCCGCGCGGACCAGCAGGTCAAGATCCGAGGGTTCCGCGTCGAGCCGGGCGAGGTCGAGGCCGTCCTCGCCGCGCACGAGAGCGTCGCGCAGGCGGCGGTGCTCGTCCGCGACGACCGGCTCGTCGCCTACGTCGTCGGCGACGGCTTGGACGTGGACGCGCTGCGCGAGTTCACCGCCGAGCGGCTGCCCGACTACATGATCCCGGCGGCGTTCGTCGTCCTGGAGACGCTGCCGCTCACCGTGAACGGCAAGCTCGACCGCGCCGCACTGCCCGACCCCGAGGCCCGGCCGGCGGGCCGCGCCCCGGCGAACCGCGCCGAGGAAGTCGTCTGCGGCCTGTTCGCCGAGGTGCTCGGCCGCGAGAGCGTCGGCGCCGACGACTCGTTCTTCGACCTCGGCGGCGACTCGCTCACCGCGATGCGGCTCATCGCCCGCGTCCGGGAGGTCCTGGACGCGGAGATCGGCGTCCGGGCGCTGTTCGCCGAGCCCACCCCGGAGGCGATCGTCCGGGCCGTCCACCAGGGCGGCGCGGCCGACGACTTCAGCCCGCTGCTGCGGCTGCGCGCGGGCGGCGGCCGTCCGCCGGTGTTCTGCCTGCCGCCGAGCACCGGCCTCGGCTGGACGTACGGGGCGCTCGCCGAACGGCTGCCCGAGGACGTCCCCGTCTACGCGCTCCAGTCACCGGCCCTGACCGGGACCGGGGACGCGCCGGAGACGATGGAGGCCCTGGCCGCGCACTACTTCGAGCAGATCAGGACCGTCCGGCCCGACGGCCCGTACCGCCTGCTCGGCTGGTCCTTCGGCGGCCTCCTGGCGCACGCCGTCGCCGTCCACGCGCAGCGGGAGGGCGCGCAGGTGGACCTGGTCGCGAGCCTGGACGGCTACCCGTCGTCGGGGGAGAGCGCGCCCGACGGCCCGCGTCCGCCGGAGACCGGCGGCCCGGACGCGGGCGGCGCGCTGTCGGCGGTCGAGCGGGTCAACGCCGAGAGCGCCCGGCTCGCCGGCCGCTTCACGCCCGGCGTCCTGCACGGGGACCTGCTGCTGGTCGTCGCGACGGAAGGACGTCCGTCGTTCGCCCCCGCGGCGGCGGCGCCCGCGTCCTGGCGCCCGCACGTGTCCGGCGCCGTCCGCGTCCACGAGGTGGCCCACGGCCACCACGACCTGATGAAGCCGGAACCGCTCGCCGACATCGTCCGCCTCCTCACCGCCCGCCTCGCGGACGACTGA